A window from Primulina huaijiensis isolate GDHJ02 chromosome 13, ASM1229523v2, whole genome shotgun sequence encodes these proteins:
- the LOC140991604 gene encoding translocase of chloroplast 90, chloroplastic-like isoform X2 has translation MASIKDWVISQMISKSIGSTRPLSASESYLDESLNEELGNQVSAETPCSSGDNQMAPHPTSLGMESSSGSSLSSVETDLDPLVMVEALQINFFRVLQRLGLSRDNLLVVKVLYRIQLATFIRAGESDLKRANFKLDRARVTAVEQEAIDIPKLNFSLRILVLGRTGIGKSSTINSIFGEPKVITDAFQPATSQVQEIVGLVNGIRVSFIDTPGLLPPSTNSVRKNMKILHSVKRFVRKSPPDVVLYFERLDLIDMGYRDFSLVKLITDILGPAIWFNTNIVMTHASAALPEGPNGYPVSFDSYVSYCTNLVQHQIHQAMLDTKLENPVILVENHPYCMMDNSGRKILPNGQLWTSQFMLLCVCTKILGDVSNIFEYGDKIRLGRLSNVRHPSLPHLLSSFLKQSVHLSSGGADSENDEFFFSDMEEEDEYEQLPPIRILTRAQFQKLTSSEKKDYLDELDYRETLYLKKLLKLEYIRRKEKDNYGLGSNENTEHQEGPPEAIMLPDMAVPPSFDSSSPVYRFRCLVTGDQLVARPVLDPHGWDHDVGFDGINLEITTEVTKNTIMRVAGQMSKDKQDFNIQSESTAAFLFPSGSAYSIGLDVQSAGKELICSIRGNTKLKNFKHNATECGVLVTYHGNRYIFGSKIEDSISFRRRLNLKMNAGHVTGAGQVAYGGSFEATLRGKDYPVRDEKVGVSMTIISLNNEPVLGGNLLSDFRLSRSTSMSVNASINSQKMGQLRVKINSSERMEIALVAVISIFSCLFRRKSKKDLSSRETLETG, from the exons ATGGCAAGCATTAAGGATTGGGTTATATCTCAGATGATATCAAAGTCAATAGGATCTACAAGACCACTCTCAGCATCAGAAAGCTATCTAGACGAGTCTCTTAATGAAGAGCTAGGGAATCAAG TTTCTGCCGAGACACCATGCTCATCTGGTGATAATCAGATGGCTCCGCATCCCACATCCTTGGGAATGGAAAGCTCTTCTGGCTCTAGTCTCAGCAGTGTGGAGACAGATTTGGATCCTCTTGTCATGGTTGAAGCTCtacaaatcaatttttttcgTGTTCTTCAACGACTTGGCCTGTCACGGGATAATCTTTTGGTGGTAAAGGTCTTATATCGGATCCAACTGGCAACTTTTATTCGAGCTGGTGAATCAGATTTAAAAAGGGCTAATTTCAAACTAGACAGAGCTCGAGTCACAGCAGTAGAGCAAGAAGCCATTGATATACCAAAACTGAACTTCTCTCTCAGGATACTTGTTTTGGGTAGGACTGGTATTGGCAAGAGTTCAACAATAAATTCCATATTTGGTGAGCCAAAGGTAATAACTGATGCATTTCAGCCTGCCACTAGTCAAGTCCAAGAGATTGTTGGGCTTGTGAATGGCATTAGAGTATCTTTTATTGATACACCTGGCCTGTTACCTCCGTCGACAAATTCTGTgagaaaaaatatgaaaattttacatTCCGTGAAGCGGTTTGTTAGAAAATCACCACCGGatgttgttttatattttgaacGCCTCGACTTGATTGACATGGGGTATCGTGACTTTTCATTAGTGAAGCTTATAACTGACATCCTCGGCCCTGCAATTTGGTTCAACACCAACATTGTTATGACTCATGCCTCTGCAGCCCTTCCTGAAGGTCCAAATGGGTATCCTGTCAGCTTTGATTCTTACGTTAGTTACTGCACCAATTTGGTGCAACACCAAATTCACCAAGCTATGTTGGATACAAAACTTGAAAACCCTGTAATTTTGGTGGAGAATCATCCCTACTGTATGATGGATAACAGTGGGAGGAAGATACTTCCAAATGGACAGCTGTGGACATCCCAGTTCATGTTATTATGTGTATGCACCAAAATTCTTGGTGATGTTAGTAATATTTTTGAGTACGGGGACAAAATACGGTTGGGGCGTTTGAGCAATGTCCGACACCCTTCTTTACCTCATCTACTCTCGTCTTTCCTTAAGCAGAGTGTCCATTTGAGTTCTGGTGGAGCTGATAGTGAAAATGACGAATTCTTTTTTTCTGATATGGAAGAGGAAGATGAATATGAGCAACTACCTCCTATCCGTATTCTGACTAGAGCTCAGTTCCAGAAACTGACGTCATCTGAGAAAAAGGATTATCTTGATGAGTTAGATTACAGGGAGACACTTTATTTGAAGAAACTACTGAAACTAGAGTATATTAGAAGAAAGGAAAAAGATAATTATGGTTTGGGATCTAATGAGAATACCGAACATCAAGAAGGGCCACCTGAGGCAATTATGCTGCCAGACATGGCTGTCCCGCCAAGTTTTGATTCAAGTTCCCCGGTCTATAGATTTCGCTGCCTTGTTACAGGTGACCAATTGGTAGCAAGACCAGTTCTCGATCCACATGGATGGGATCACGATGTAGGTTTTGATGGAATCAACCTTGAGATAACCACGGAAGTAACAAAGAACACAATTATGCGTGTTGCAGGACAAATGAGCAAGGATAAACAAGATTTCAACATACAATCTGAGTCAACCGCAGCTTTCTTATTTCCAAGTGGGTCTGCTTACAGCATTGGCCTCGATGTCCAATCTGCCGGCAAAGAATTGATCTGTTCCATCCGTGGCAACACAAAGCTAAAGAACTTCAAACACAATGCTACTGAATGTGGTGTTCTTGTGACATATCACGGGAACAGATATATTTTTGGTTCCAAGATTGAAGACAGCATCTCATTTCGGAGGAGGCTGAACTTAAAAATGAATGCGGGTCATGTGACAGGTGCTGGGCAAGTTGCCTATGGCGGAAGTTTTGAAGCGACTTTACGAGGGAAAGACTATCCTGTGAGAGATGAAAAGGTCGGTGTGTCAATGACAATCATTTCTTTAAACAATGAGCCAGTTTTGGGCGGAAATCTGCTGTCTGACTTTAGATTGAGCCGGAGCACATCAATGTCAGTGAACGCCAGTATCAATAGCCAGAAAATGGGTCAGTTAAGGGTAAAGATAAATAGCTCTGAGCGCATGGAAATAGCTCTGGTTGCAGTTATCTCCATATTCAGCTGCCTTTTTAGGAGAAAGTCCAAAAAAGATCTTAGCAGTAGAGAAACTCTTGAAACGGGCTAG
- the LOC140991604 gene encoding translocase of chloroplast 90, chloroplastic-like isoform X1, with product MASIKDWVISQMISKSIGSTRPLSASESYLDESLNEELGNQGLTHTNTNLITQPVSAETPCSSGDNQMAPHPTSLGMESSSGSSLSSVETDLDPLVMVEALQINFFRVLQRLGLSRDNLLVVKVLYRIQLATFIRAGESDLKRANFKLDRARVTAVEQEAIDIPKLNFSLRILVLGRTGIGKSSTINSIFGEPKVITDAFQPATSQVQEIVGLVNGIRVSFIDTPGLLPPSTNSVRKNMKILHSVKRFVRKSPPDVVLYFERLDLIDMGYRDFSLVKLITDILGPAIWFNTNIVMTHASAALPEGPNGYPVSFDSYVSYCTNLVQHQIHQAMLDTKLENPVILVENHPYCMMDNSGRKILPNGQLWTSQFMLLCVCTKILGDVSNIFEYGDKIRLGRLSNVRHPSLPHLLSSFLKQSVHLSSGGADSENDEFFFSDMEEEDEYEQLPPIRILTRAQFQKLTSSEKKDYLDELDYRETLYLKKLLKLEYIRRKEKDNYGLGSNENTEHQEGPPEAIMLPDMAVPPSFDSSSPVYRFRCLVTGDQLVARPVLDPHGWDHDVGFDGINLEITTEVTKNTIMRVAGQMSKDKQDFNIQSESTAAFLFPSGSAYSIGLDVQSAGKELICSIRGNTKLKNFKHNATECGVLVTYHGNRYIFGSKIEDSISFRRRLNLKMNAGHVTGAGQVAYGGSFEATLRGKDYPVRDEKVGVSMTIISLNNEPVLGGNLLSDFRLSRSTSMSVNASINSQKMGQLRVKINSSERMEIALVAVISIFSCLFRRKSKKDLSSRETLETG from the exons ATGGCAAGCATTAAGGATTGGGTTATATCTCAGATGATATCAAAGTCAATAGGATCTACAAGACCACTCTCAGCATCAGAAAGCTATCTAGACGAGTCTCTTAATGAAGAGCTAGGGAATCAAG GGTTGACCCACACTAACACTAATTTGATTACGCAACCAGTTTCTGCCGAGACACCATGCTCATCTGGTGATAATCAGATGGCTCCGCATCCCACATCCTTGGGAATGGAAAGCTCTTCTGGCTCTAGTCTCAGCAGTGTGGAGACAGATTTGGATCCTCTTGTCATGGTTGAAGCTCtacaaatcaatttttttcgTGTTCTTCAACGACTTGGCCTGTCACGGGATAATCTTTTGGTGGTAAAGGTCTTATATCGGATCCAACTGGCAACTTTTATTCGAGCTGGTGAATCAGATTTAAAAAGGGCTAATTTCAAACTAGACAGAGCTCGAGTCACAGCAGTAGAGCAAGAAGCCATTGATATACCAAAACTGAACTTCTCTCTCAGGATACTTGTTTTGGGTAGGACTGGTATTGGCAAGAGTTCAACAATAAATTCCATATTTGGTGAGCCAAAGGTAATAACTGATGCATTTCAGCCTGCCACTAGTCAAGTCCAAGAGATTGTTGGGCTTGTGAATGGCATTAGAGTATCTTTTATTGATACACCTGGCCTGTTACCTCCGTCGACAAATTCTGTgagaaaaaatatgaaaattttacatTCCGTGAAGCGGTTTGTTAGAAAATCACCACCGGatgttgttttatattttgaacGCCTCGACTTGATTGACATGGGGTATCGTGACTTTTCATTAGTGAAGCTTATAACTGACATCCTCGGCCCTGCAATTTGGTTCAACACCAACATTGTTATGACTCATGCCTCTGCAGCCCTTCCTGAAGGTCCAAATGGGTATCCTGTCAGCTTTGATTCTTACGTTAGTTACTGCACCAATTTGGTGCAACACCAAATTCACCAAGCTATGTTGGATACAAAACTTGAAAACCCTGTAATTTTGGTGGAGAATCATCCCTACTGTATGATGGATAACAGTGGGAGGAAGATACTTCCAAATGGACAGCTGTGGACATCCCAGTTCATGTTATTATGTGTATGCACCAAAATTCTTGGTGATGTTAGTAATATTTTTGAGTACGGGGACAAAATACGGTTGGGGCGTTTGAGCAATGTCCGACACCCTTCTTTACCTCATCTACTCTCGTCTTTCCTTAAGCAGAGTGTCCATTTGAGTTCTGGTGGAGCTGATAGTGAAAATGACGAATTCTTTTTTTCTGATATGGAAGAGGAAGATGAATATGAGCAACTACCTCCTATCCGTATTCTGACTAGAGCTCAGTTCCAGAAACTGACGTCATCTGAGAAAAAGGATTATCTTGATGAGTTAGATTACAGGGAGACACTTTATTTGAAGAAACTACTGAAACTAGAGTATATTAGAAGAAAGGAAAAAGATAATTATGGTTTGGGATCTAATGAGAATACCGAACATCAAGAAGGGCCACCTGAGGCAATTATGCTGCCAGACATGGCTGTCCCGCCAAGTTTTGATTCAAGTTCCCCGGTCTATAGATTTCGCTGCCTTGTTACAGGTGACCAATTGGTAGCAAGACCAGTTCTCGATCCACATGGATGGGATCACGATGTAGGTTTTGATGGAATCAACCTTGAGATAACCACGGAAGTAACAAAGAACACAATTATGCGTGTTGCAGGACAAATGAGCAAGGATAAACAAGATTTCAACATACAATCTGAGTCAACCGCAGCTTTCTTATTTCCAAGTGGGTCTGCTTACAGCATTGGCCTCGATGTCCAATCTGCCGGCAAAGAATTGATCTGTTCCATCCGTGGCAACACAAAGCTAAAGAACTTCAAACACAATGCTACTGAATGTGGTGTTCTTGTGACATATCACGGGAACAGATATATTTTTGGTTCCAAGATTGAAGACAGCATCTCATTTCGGAGGAGGCTGAACTTAAAAATGAATGCGGGTCATGTGACAGGTGCTGGGCAAGTTGCCTATGGCGGAAGTTTTGAAGCGACTTTACGAGGGAAAGACTATCCTGTGAGAGATGAAAAGGTCGGTGTGTCAATGACAATCATTTCTTTAAACAATGAGCCAGTTTTGGGCGGAAATCTGCTGTCTGACTTTAGATTGAGCCGGAGCACATCAATGTCAGTGAACGCCAGTATCAATAGCCAGAAAATGGGTCAGTTAAGGGTAAAGATAAATAGCTCTGAGCGCATGGAAATAGCTCTGGTTGCAGTTATCTCCATATTCAGCTGCCTTTTTAGGAGAAAGTCCAAAAAAGATCTTAGCAGTAGAGAAACTCTTGAAACGGGCTAG
- the LOC140991930 gene encoding ubiquitin C-terminal hydrolase 22-like encodes MSSSSSDHQILRSSWKINAHETQLSKSKKPIPNSKDPAPVAEKPSYFCQHLSELRLQLGQNPFRNLHDCLRVRPLGRASIRVGEIIRCITCSRAPPYLYACVSCAALVCRSHAAQHAAETSHQVVVDVDRAELFCCTCRDQVYDQDFDAAVVAASVGVAPFPKPENLRKRRRVDYKPWTPDLREQALIEENSSPLPFSLLPWGLRGLSNLGNTCFMNSVLQALLHTPPLRNYFLSDKHNRFYCERENRTIATRKSESSKSKTKNVQLCLACDLDAIFSAAFSGDRKPYSPAKFLYSWWQHASNLASYEQQDAHEFFISMLEGIHEKMQKDKRKHHSQGSGDCCIAHRVFSGILRSDVMCTSCGFTSTTYDPCVDISLDLESNLAVSTKTTPTKSNNSVNCEKDSMNTSHNFSISTLMGCLDRFTRPERLGSDQKFFCQQCQVRQESLKQMSIRKLPLVSCFHIKRFEHSSIRKMSKKIDRYLQFPFSMDMAPYLSSSILRSRYGNRIFPFDGDEQDPSSEFSSEFELFAVITHSGKLDAGHYVTYLRLSNQWYKCDDAWITQVNDNIVRSAQGYMMFYVQKMLYYRASDGTFAV; translated from the exons atgtcttcctcatcatcagaCCACCAAATTCTTCGGAGTTCTTGGAAGATCAATGCACACGAGACCCAATTGTCGAAATCCAAGAAACCAATTCCTAATTCGAAGGATCCGGCGCCGGTTGCTGAAAAGCCTAGTTATTTTTGTCAGCATTTGTCGGAGCTTCGACTGCAGCTTGGACAGAATCCGTTTCGCAACCTGCACGACTGCCTCCGCGTCCGCCCCCTCGGCCGCGCCTCTATCCGGGTGGGTGAAATAATCCGGTGTATCACCTGCTCCCGTGCGCCACCATACCTCTACGCCTGCGTTTCGTGCGCGGCCCTCGTTTGCCGTTCACATGCCGCGCAACACGCGGCGGAGACGTCACACCAGGTGGTGGTGGATGTCGATCGGGCCGAGCTCTTCTGCTGCACGTGCCGAGATCAGGTCTACGATCAGGATTTTGATGCCGCCGTTGTTGCCGCTTCGGTGGGGGTGGCGCCCTTTCCAAAGCCTGAAAATCTGCGGAAGCGGCGGCGCGTTGATTACAAACCATGGACGCCGGATCTCAGGGAGCAGGCTTTGATTGAGGAGAATTCAAGTCCTTTGCCCTTTAGTCTACTCCCATGGGGTTTGAGGGGGCTGAGCAATCTTGGGAACACTTGTTTTATGAATTCCGTTTTGCAAGCGTTGCTTCATACCCCACCATTAAGGAATTATTTCTTGAGCGATAAGCATAATCGTTTCTATTGTGAGAGAGAGAATAGAACTATCGCAACTCGAAAGAGCGAGAGCAGTAAAAGCAAAACTAAGAATGTGCAGTTGTGTTTGGCTTGTGATTTGGATGCCATCTTCTCTGCTGCATTTTCCGGTGATCGTAAGCCATACAGCCCTGCAAAGTTTTTATACAG CTGGTGGCAGCATGCATCAAACCTTGCAAGTTATGAACAGCAGGATGCACATGAATTTTTCATATCCATGCTCGAAGGCATTCATGAAAAGATGCAGAAGGATAAACGCAAGCACCACTCCCAAG GAAGCGGAGACTGCTGTATTGCACACCGTGTGTTTTCTGGGATCCTGAGATCTGATGTCATGTGCACGTCCTGTGGTTTCACATCTACGACATATGATCCATGCGTGGATATCTCCTTGGATTTGGAATCAAATTTGGCGGTCTCCACAAAAACGACACCTACAAAATCCAATAATTCTGTCAATTGTGAAAAAGATTCCATGAATACTAGCCATAACTTCAGCATTTCTACATTAATGGGGTGTCTAGATCGTTTCACAAGACCAGAGCGGTTGGGGTCTGACCAAAAATTTTTCTGCCAGCAATGTCAAGTGAGGCAGGAATCTCTTAAGCAGATGTCTATAAGAAAGCTTCCTTTGGTCTCCTGCTTTCATATCAAAAGGTTTGAGCATTCATCAATCcgtaaaatgtcaaaaaaaattgaCCGCTATCTACAATTCCCTTTCTCCATGGACATGGCACCTTACCTATCATCATCAATTCTAAGAAGTAGGTATGGGAACCGAATCTTCCCATTTGATGGAGACGAGCAAGATCCTTCTAGTGAATTTTCATCAGAGTTTGAGTTGTTTGCTGTCATCACTCACTCGGGTAAACTTGATGCCGGTCACTATGTTACATATCTTAGATTAAGCAATCAATGGTACAAGTGTGATGATGCATGGATAACT